Within Acidiferrobacterales bacterium, the genomic segment GCAATGTCTCCCATGATGACCGAGTCGTCAGGCAGCACTGATCGCATTGCGCTGAGCAGTTTGACGTGCTGTTGCTCCACTTCGGTGTATTCGCGGTGCTGCTCGGCGCGCACTTGTTCAAGCTCTGCGAGAATGTCCCGACTACTGCCAGTGAAACTGTTTTCTTGCAAGTCGGCAATCAACATCTGACAGGCTGCCTTGGAATCACCGTGAACCGCGACAGATGCAGGGAAGGCGTCATTGAATCGAGAAGAGTCAATGTCAATCCGTATGACTTTTCCGTTTACGGGCAAGTCGTAAATGAAGCTGTCAGCTTCGGCCAGTTCGGTACCGATCGCCAGCACCACGTCTGCCGTTCCCAGGTAGCGCTGTACGGCAGGGCTGATTATTCCACCACCCAGACTCAGCTGATTGGAATCTGGAACGATGCCCTTGCCGGCGTTGGATGCAATGACTCCTGCACCCAGCAGACTGGACAGGGAAGTGACTTCTTCCGAAGCATGCTGAGCACCGCCTCCAACCACAATGATCGGACGAACCGCAGTCGTCAGCAACGCGGCCGCCGACTGAACTGCCTGTGCGGTCGGTACCGGTCTGTCTGAACGCACACAGACCTGCCAATCGTCTTCGACTGGCATTTCCATCACGTCGATTGGGATCGCAATATGTACAGGGCGCGGTCTTTCAGAGTCAAAAACCGTGAAAGCCCTGGCGATCAGGTCCGGTAACTCATCGGGGTTATGCACCATCGCGCTGAATGCCGTCAAAGGACGGGTAATGGCGCACAGATCCGTCGTTTCGTGCAGTCGTCCCCAACCCTTGCCCAGCGATGGGCTGTCATTCGCGCTGGAAATGACAAGCATCGGGATTGAGTCCGCGAAAGCCTGGCCGATTCCGGTGGCTGCATTGGTGACACCCGGACCGGTGATCAGAGTGCATACTCCGGGCCTTCCGGTCACCCGCGCATACCCGTCTGCCATAAAACTTGCGCCTTGTTCATTGCGTGGAGTTACCGAACGAATACCACTGCCTTGAATACCGCGGTACAACTCCAGTGTGTGTTCACCTGGGATTCCGAACACCACCGAGATGCCGTAGCGGGCAAGCAATCGCATCAATTCCTGTCCACAGGTCCTGGCCATTGTCATGTGTGCCTCCGTTTCCGAGTCAAGCGGAGTTCTTACGTATTTGCTGAGAAACCATACCGAACGCTGTCGAGCAAGTCGCTTTGTTCAATTACAACATATATTCCTAAAGCGTTCCAAAATCAATCGCTTAAGTAACCAAAAAGGCAAGCACCTGTGTGAATCCCGAGAATCTTCTGCCGAATGAGTGCTCTTTCAGGTACTGCAAACTCATGAATCATTGTGGTTGCAATCGTGTTCAAGGTGTCAGGTTGTCCGTCATCTTCCTTCGCGAACTTGATAGAGAGTATGAACGTGCCGCGCACCTTGTATTGTCCTATTGATGGGAGTCGCGCATGTCGAACTTGAGGCCGGCCCTGACAGCAGTCAATCGCCAAGTGGCGCTCAAGCGCGGAAATGCACTGCTGGATATTGTTCGCTGTCTAACAGTTGCCCGTCTTCAAGATGAGGATTGACAATGATCTGATTGACTTCCTTATCCGAATGGTAAGTCATACCGTCTCCGGTGTAGCGCACCGCATAGCCCCTGCGCATGCCGGTTGAGGTGTTCGCTTTGGCGCCGTGAACCGTCATTCCATCAAACAAGATCACGTCACCCGGTTCCATTTCCCAGCTGATGACGTTGTAGTTGGCTCGTTCCGCCTCAAAATCCGGCAACGGCTCGAATTGAGTTTCAGTAGCTTTGTAAAAGTCATCTTGACTGCCGTCCTTCTTCACAGTGAACGGTTGATACCACTTCTCCCACAAGTGTGAACCGGCAATGAACTCAAGCGGTCCGGCATTGAAACCGATCCGGTCGAGTGCCAGCCAGACGGTGATGGCA encodes:
- a CDS encoding phytanoyl-CoA dioxygenase family protein; its protein translation is MGGNGLSSGQFSPPPDTYSAYHRDGAVLLKSVIGEPWISDLRVCADQSLSRADNYFHRQRVWETADTCRDYCLDSVAPAIAAAFMDSSKVNLLYDQVFAKSAGDPATPWHNDLPYWPVRNGRAITVWLALDRIGFNAGPLEFIAGSHLWEKWYQPFTVKKDGSQDDFYKATETQFEPLPDFEAERANYNVISWEMEPGDVILFDGMTVHGAKANTSTGMRRGYAVRYTGDGMTYHSDKEVNQIIVNPHLEDGQLLDSEQYPAVHFRA
- a CDS encoding 5-guanidino-2-oxopentanoate decarboxylase, coding for MTMARTCGQELMRLLARYGISVVFGIPGEHTLELYRGIQGSGIRSVTPRNEQGASFMADGYARVTGRPGVCTLITGPGVTNAATGIGQAFADSIPMLVISSANDSPSLGKGWGRLHETTDLCAITRPLTAFSAMVHNPDELPDLIARAFTVFDSERPRPVHIAIPIDVMEMPVEDDWQVCVRSDRPVPTAQAVQSAAALLTTAVRPIIVVGGGAQHASEEVTSLSSLLGAGVIASNAGKGIVPDSNQLSLGGGIISPAVQRYLGTADVVLAIGTELAEADSFIYDLPVNGKVIRIDIDSSRFNDAFPASVAVHGDSKAACQMLIADLQENSFTGSSRDILAELEQVRAEQHREYTEVEQQHVKLLSAMRSVLPDDSVIMGDIAQIVYTGTAAMKVEQPRSWFYPAGFGTLGCAVPGAIGAKLAVPNQPVVALVGDGGFMFTVNEVATAVEESLCIPIIIWHNHSYAMIRDGMVKRGIPEIGVNPKAPDFIKLAEAFGCPGKTVHSRDSFVCALDEALRHQGPSIIVVLEDDDWLTSQ